A single region of the Salvia splendens isolate huo1 chromosome 18, SspV2, whole genome shotgun sequence genome encodes:
- the LOC121776867 gene encoding transcriptional regulator TAC1-like — protein MDPEKSHNSDTSTAESDKHNGRSYDCSYCKRGFTNAQALGGHMNIHRKDKEKAKAKAKAKEKNHEPDPLVRSFGSGFLQGYDHVNPGLQTRNNEQCFFPVWRPDKFPHGNPSLMRVEDHEHQEEVDLELRLGRLW, from the coding sequence ATGGATCCAGAAAAGAGCCACAATTCGGACACATCAACTGCAGAAAGTGATAAGCATAACGGCAGGTCGTACGACTGCTCCTACTGCAAGCGCGGCTTCACAAACGCGCAAGCCCTAGGCGGCCACATGAACATACACAGGAAGGACAAGGAAAAGGCCAAGGCGAAGGCGAAGGCCAAGGAGAAGAATCATGAGCCAGATCCGTTGGTACGGAGCTTTGGCTCGGGTTTTTTACAAGGTTATGATCATGTGAACCCCGGCCTCCAAACAAGAAATAACGAGCAGTGTTTTTTTCCTGTTTGGAGGCCTGATAAGTTTCCACATGGGAATCCGAGTCTGATGCGCGTTGAGGATCATGAACACCAAGAAGAAGTGGATTTAGAGCTTCGTCTCGGTCGATTATGGTGA